In one Andrena cerasifolii isolate SP2316 chromosome 2, iyAndCera1_principal, whole genome shotgun sequence genomic region, the following are encoded:
- the Arl8 gene encoding ADP-ribosylation factor-like protein 8, which yields MLALINRILDWFKSLFWKEEMELTLVGLQYSGKTTFVNVIASGQFSEDMIPTVGFNMRKITKGNVTIKVWDIGGQPRFRSMWERYCRGVNAIVYMVDAADPEKIEASRNELHNLLDKPQLAGIAVLVLGNKRDLPYALDENGLIERMNLAAIQDREICCYSISCKEKDNIDITLQWLIAHSRSGVR from the exons ATGTTGGCCCTCATCAATCGGATTCTGGACTGGTTCAAATCCCTCTTTTGGAAAGAGGAGATGGAGCTCACCCTCGTCGGCTTGCAGTACAGTGGGAAAACCACCTTCGTAAATGTCATCGCG TCAGGGCAGTTCAGCGAAGACATGATACCCACTGTCGGCTTCAACATGCGCAAAATAACAAAGGGCAATGTCACCATCAAGGTGTGGGACATTGGAGGCCAGCCGAGGTTTAGATCCATGTGGGAAAGATACTGCAGAGGGGTGAACGCTATAGTGTACATGGTAGACGCCGCGGATCCGGAGAAAATAGAAGCGAGTCGCAACGAGCTGCACAATCTGTTGGACAAACCTCAACTGGCCGGCATAGCGGTGCTGGTTCTCGGCAATAAGAGGGATTTACCTTACGCCTTGGATGAAAACGGACTGATAGAAAGAAT GAATCTAGCAGCCATTCAAGACCGCGAGATCTGTTGCTATAGCATTTCATGCAAAGAAAAGGACAATATCGATATTACGTTGCAGTGGCTTATAGCACATTCTAGAAGTGGTGTTCGCTAA
- the LOC143378779 gene encoding protein FAM32A-like: protein MPPVNNEDPYSHAAKGTLKLKNDQGVSKKKKNKEGKSKKLVELTKIMEEEKPKTMEIKRTKAEIAFQKMQEKMQTERIKQKASMTHKQRVEEFNRHLDSLTEHFDIPKVSWTK, encoded by the exons ATGCCGCCGGTAAACAACGAGGACCCTTATTCACACGCAGCGAAGggaactttgaagctgaaaaatgATCAAGGCGTGAGCAAAAA AAAGAAGAACAAAGAAGGCAAAAGTAAGAAACTGGTGGAATTGACAAAGATCATGGAGGAAGAGAAGCCAAAGACTATGGAGATCAAGCGAACCAAAGCTGAAATAGCTTTCCAGAAAATGCAAGAGAAGATG CAAACTGAACGAATAAAGCAGAAGGCCTCAATGACGCATAAACAAAGGGTTGAAGAGTTTAACAGGCATTTGGACAGCTTAACGGAACACTTTGACATACCGAAAGTCAGCTGGACGAAATAG
- the Udt gene encoding protein undicht produces the protein MTKTWHAFLFTLYFVWQVKYSSQESSPCEIPTVIRGSWFSWENGRNTLTEINAETMTNRGYCIHMHQKYHVNYTFVFRNEECYHCVNLIVRTVNVLEKLEGSCMNLPDGVEPTVENVCKGLRSDQQLITLFSENHVPVNCRSSLEGVWQFAYQNRFRFTGECNHPDAQIRSCQTAGTQFLITNQKFNITYKQCSGMKNTFDGVVEYSCLGDWFVDKNHFFAVANTKESRKDEKYRCFLKNRDDDLYIGVSITAECNTLKTVEKSPERLRVTPVKAEVVEPGCRFPEDMSGQWINTANIDADIFINETHIIETSYPDEGRYRRTIYVCRESRDTRVMMARLTVDGCQKDYVCFDFVRRHHNVIRYRRGVAVIKDDFHTVCSWVQFPNKEAWKYDLFLAKDPVPVRCPVAGKYMFTQTGDVLFETRILGGVTLSPRPNIYCKQNISDFSVCDTDQKEIAIDETYCLSVDHLGRPVDIYSLPDYKMKCIGFWKENLKSYLITYDELDPFSKYRCWVYQRADLNKVLMSQAIGPFCDLKQDVTSKNYTEGAAVALELQEYERERDQCPMYFDDGTNPWVITENYIKVFHYGNAGTKLSFLYPSLISIVSIVHVILTHSTFVVSSLDNIRFV, from the exons ATGACGAAAACGTGGCACGCATTTCTGTTCACCCTATATTTTGTATGGCAGG tgaaataTTCCAGCCAAGAATCTTCACCCTGTGAAATTCCCACTGTCATAAGAGGTTCATGGTTTTCATGGGAAAATGGCAGGAACACTCTAACAGAAATAAATGCTGAAACAATGACGAATCGTGGTTATTGCATACATATGCACCAAAAGTATCACGTTAATTACACATTCGTATTTCGGAACGAAGAGTGCTACCACTGCGTCAATCTAATTGTGAGGACAGTAAACGTATTGGAGAAACTCGAGG GAAGTTGCATGAATTTACCAGACGGCGTCGAGCCCACAGTGGAAAATGTATGCAAAGGACTGCGATCCGACCAGCAGTTAATAACCCTATTTTCCGAGAACCATGTTCCCGTGAATTGCAGGTCATCTCTCGAAGGTGTTTGGCAATTCGCTTATCAGAACCGATTCAGATTTACAGGAGAGTGTAACCACCCAGACGCACAAATTCGATCCTGCCAAACCGCGGGAACACAATTCCTGATAACCAATCAGAAATTCAATATAACGTACAAGCAGTGTTCTGGCATGAAAAACACTTTCGACGGAG TTGTGGAATATAGCTGTCTGGGAGATTGGTTCGTAGACAAGAATCACTTCTTCGCGGTTGCAAACACAAAAGAATCTAGGAAAGACGAGAAGTACCGATGTTTCCTAAAGAATCGTGACGATGATCTTTATATAGGAGTGTCTATTACTGCGGAGTGCAATACGTTGAAGACTGTCGAGAAAAGTCCCGAGCGTTtaagagtgacacccgttaaaGCCGAAGTAGTGGAGCCAGGGTGCAGGTTCCCAGAAGATATGAGTGGACAGTGGATAAACACAGCCAACATCGATgcagatattttcattaatGAAACGCATATAATCGAAACTTCGTATCCTGACGAAGGTCGTTACAGACGTACAATTTACGTTTGTCGCGAATCGAGAGACACCAGAGTGATGATGGCAAGATTGACTGTCGATGGATG TCAGAAAGATTACGTCTGTTTTGATTTCGTGCGCCGACACCATAATGTCATCAGATACCGACGAGGTGTGGCAGTTATCAAAGACGATTTCCACACTGTTTGCTCTTGGGTACAGTTCCCGAACAAGGAGGCCTGGAAATATGACTTATTCTTGG CAAAGGATCCTGTGCCAGTGCGATGCCCCGTCGCTGGAAAATACATGTTCACTCAGACGGGAGATGTTCTGTTCGAAACTAGAATCTTAGGGGGCGTCACACTGTCTCCTCGTCCAAATATCTACTGTAAACAGAATATCTCAGACTTCTCCGTCTGCGACACTGACCAAAAGGAAATAGCCATTGACGAGACCTACTGTTTGTCAGTAGACCATTTAGGAAGACCCGTAGATATCTACA GTCTGCCGGATTATAAGATGAAGTGTATTGGATTCTGGAAGGAGAATTTGAAGTCGTACCTAATAACGTACGACGAATTGGATCCGTTTAGCAAGTATCGTTGCTGGGTGTATCAGAGGGCTGATTTGAATAAGGTTCTTATGTCTCAAGCTATCGGACCATTCTGTGACCTGAAACAAGATGTTACGAGTAAGAATTATACCGAAGGTGCCGCAGTTGCATTGGAGCTGCAG GAATACGAGAGAGAACGTGACCAATGCCCAATGTATTTCGATGATGGAACTAATCCTTGGGTAATCACCGAAAATTATATCAAAGTATTTCATTATGGTAACGCAGGTACAAAACTATCATTCTTATATCCGTCCTTAATTTCGATAGTCAGTATAGTTCACGTAATTTTAACGCATAGTACTTTCGTAGTATCTTCTCTCGACAATATCCGTTTCGTGTAA